Proteins encoded together in one Raphanus sativus cultivar WK10039 unplaced genomic scaffold, ASM80110v3 Scaffold1678, whole genome shotgun sequence window:
- the LOC130504572 gene encoding uncharacterized protein LOC130504572, with protein MEPQAPSSSPKLRLLCSYGGRITPIPPSNSLEYIGGETRIVAVPRDISFTAFFQLLSGKLLSGRSFSLKYRLPGCDLDSLITVSNNEDLQNMIAEYDSASPQRIRLFLFPESSTRHPLSVNLLGLESPIHKIIYTSSSSVVPFPIFPQSNDTAAKRVDHGKIHATLEDTRIKEEEPMSSASELNSAADAGVSDKETERVEIQDQPRRIVVQEPLQQQHQYLPIFYLPVLPMQPHTVTRSVNGYALSPAIEYSSGVDPVLENKETAT; from the coding sequence ATGGAACCGCAAGCTCCGTCGTCAAGTCCGAAGCTACGTCTGCTCTGTAGCTACGGTGGCCGGATAACGCCCATCCCACCGTCAAACTCCCTGGAATACATCGGCGGCGAGACCCGCATCGTCGCCGTTCCCCGTGACATCTCCTTCACCGCTTTCTTCCAGCTTCTCTCGGGCAAGCTTCTCTCTGGCCGCTCCTTCTCGCTCAAGTACAGACTCCCAGGCTGCGACCTCGACTCTCTCATCACCGTCAGTAACAACGAAGATCTACAAAACATGATCGCTGAGTATGACTCAGCTAGTCCCCAACGCATCCGTCTCTTCCTCTTCCCCGAGTCATCAACTCGACATCCTCTGTCGGTTAACTTGCTTGGACTCGAGTCGCCTATACATAAAATAATCTACACATCTTCGTCTTCCGTTGTTCCCTTCCCGATATTCCCGCAAAGTAATGATACGGCGGCGAAGCGTGTGGATCACGGAAAGATCCATGCAACATTGGAAGATACTCGGATTAAGGAGGAGGAACCTATGAGCTCAGCCTCGGAGTTGAACTCCGCGGCTGATGCGGGAGTTTCGGataaagaaacagagagagtagaGATTCAAGATCAACCACGACGAATAGTTGTTCAAGAGCCTTTGCAGCAGCAGCATCAATATTTACCGATATTCTACTTACCAGTCTTGCCGATGCAGCCACATACGGTGACTCGTTCAGTGAATGGTTACGCGTTGTCTCCGGCTATAGAATATTCTTCTGGAGTAGATCCGGTGCTGGAAAATAAGGAAACTGCGACCTGA